In Capsicum annuum cultivar UCD-10X-F1 chromosome 8, UCD10Xv1.1, whole genome shotgun sequence, the genomic window ACAGTTTTCCGCTAAATACAAGATCCAGTCATGTTGACTGGTATTTTTTCTAGTTCTGCAGCACActacatgtttttcttttttatgcaTTTCTAAAATTTCAGTTGAACCttctttttttccatttaaaGAAGAAATTTAATTTAGTGAAATTTCTGAAGcagtgtttgataaattttcgATCAATACATACTAGGgtgttttgaatttcttttttccaTTTGATGAAGAGATTAAATTTAGTGAAATTTCATTACAAAATTCGATGGTTTTCCCTAACAATACTGGGATATTTTGGACTTTCTTTTTTCCAATTTGATAAAGAGATTAAATTTAGTGAAATTTCTTCGTAGAGTTGaagattaaattaattaatctttaCTATATAGACGTTATTGACAGAACATCACGACTCAAATGCTTAAAAATTGACCATTAATTAAGACTAACCGGTAATATTATTGGAGGAAGCTTAATCCAAACTTTGTTCAAACAAATTTCATGTATAAATAGGCATGCCTCTCTTTATCATATTTCTCACAGCAAACAAATTGTTTCAATACACAGTTTTAACTAATTAATGATGGCTCTCAAGTCCTTTGCATTAATCATTGCCATATTTGCTGTGGTGACTTCAATAAGTCATGCATCTGATCCTAGTCCTTTGCAAGATTTTTGTGTTGCTATTAATGACACCATGGCTCATGGTAAACCCACATTATAATTTGATAGTTTCACTTGTAGCTTTTGCATACTTCATGCcagtttcatttgttttttacacTACCATAGTATTTATTGTTACTTTTACTTTCTATTTGTGATTTCTACACAGTTCTCGTGAATGGGAAATTTCGCAAGAATCCAGAGCATGTCGCTGCTGATGACTTCTTTAGCTCAGGTCTAAACATACCAGGGAATACTTCAAATCAACTTGGATTTGCTGTAACAGGACTCAACGTTAACAACTTCCCAGGACTCAATACTCTGGGCATTTCATTTGCTCGTTTCGATTATGCACCATATGGTCTGGATCCACCTCATACTAACCCTCGAGGAAGTGAGATTCTTGTCGTAGTTGAGGGCATGCTCTACGTTGGATTTGTCACTTCGACTTCTGGTCCAAATATGAGAAATAGACTGTTTACCAAGATTCTACATCCTGGAGATGTGTTTGTTTTCCCAGTGGGACTCATTCATTTTCAGCTCAATGTGGGAAAGGAGGCTAAGGCTGTTGCATTTACTGCATTCAGTAGTCAAAATCCAGGGTACAACATTGTTGCAAATACATTATTTGGTTCACACCCACCAATCAATGATGATATTCTAGCAAAAGCATTCCAAGTCGACGAGAAAATTGTGGATTATATCCGGTCACAATTTGAGTGGGACAACAACTAGATTAGTATAAGCCATATAAgaataactataactatatatatatatatatatatatatatatatattacatatatacacatatggtGTTGTTATTTGTGCATGGAATTtgagaaatcataaataaatctCATGATCTAGTCTTTTGAACTAGGTTCATTAATCTTTGTATTGAGATGTACGAAACGAGGTTTCCTCACGGTTTGTTTTAGTAAAATTACAGTGTGTTGTGTGTTATATATGGTAATGTTCTCGAAACTATAAAAGCATCACAACATCCTTAGTATTTGCGATATTATGCTCTACAATTATAATTGGCATGCTTATGATAAACAAATTAGATATTTCTTGAGATAAAAGAGTTGCAAAGAGCAGTAGTGTAGTAATTCAGAATATGAATCATAAATTCATACtcaaaacaagaaagaaaagatagaagaagaagaatcagAAGAATAAGAGAGGAAGAAGAAGCAAGTTGAAATGCAACTTAATAATGGAAGTTGTTGATTTTATTCATAAGAAGTGTATTTGATGTGATACATTAGCTTCTATATATAGATAACAGAATGTGATGCTCTTCCTCATAAAGTTAGTTAGCTTTCTAACAAACTCTAACAGTGCCAACTTCCTTACTAACTTTAACAATATTAACTAACTTAGTGAAAACAGATTAACTAACTCTATGAAACTTAGTTTATACTTTAACACTCCCCTCAAGCTAGGTGGGGTGAAATATGTCTAGTATACCTAGCTTGGACTTCAAGTATTCATGTTGGACCCTTGTAAGACCCTTGGTGAGGATATCAGCTAGCTGATCAGTAGTGACAATGTAGTGAGTAGTGACAAGTCCTTGTTGAATTCTCTCTCTTATGAAATGGCAGTCAATCTCTATATGTTTTGTCCTTTCATGATAAACAGGGTTTGTTGCTATCTGCCATGCTGACCTGCTATCACTAAACACCTTCACTGGTTGAACAATTTCCTCTCTAATTTCCTTTAATAATCCTAACAACCAAGTTAACTCTGCAATGGTAGAAGCCATGCTTCTATATTCTGGTTTTGCTGAACTCCTTGACACCACAACCTGTTTCTTTGATTTCCAGGAGACAAGTGAGTTCCCAAACTTGATCATGAAGTCAGTGACTGACCTCCTAGTGTTTGAACATGCTTCCCAATCTACATCACAGTATGCAGTAACCTCATTTTTGTGACTACTTGATAACAAAAGTCCTTGTCCAGGTTGTTGTTTAATATACCTTACAATCCTCAAAGCAGCCTCCATGTGTGACACTTTAGGAGCCTGTAGGAACTGGCTTAGTGTTTGTACAACAAAGGAGATATCAGATCTTGTTACTGTCAAGTATAGTAGTTTTCCTACAAGTCTTTGATAGGCATTTTGATCAGCTGgagggtcttcttttgtatcataATTATCTCTTGTACACTCATCATATTGTCTTGTAGTGAGTTTTGTGTTTGTGTCAACTGGTGTGATAGTAGGTTTTGCTCTTTCTAGTCCTGTTTCAGCTATTAACTCTAATGCATATTTTCTCTGATGCATAGTAATTCCTGACTTAGATCTTGCGAACCCAATTCCAAGgaaatatttgagttctcctaaatcTTTCATCTTGAAAGCACACTGCAAAGCTTCTTTGGTTTGCTGTATCAGTTCCAGACTATCCCCAGTTATAAGcatgtcatccacatacactAAGATTAGAGTGACTCCTTGATCTGAATCTTTGACAAACAAGGAGTGATCAAACTGACTTTGAGCAAAACCAAACCTAGATAGTGCTTCTGTAAGCTTGGTGTTCCATTGTCTAGGTgcttgtttcaatccatacaaGGATTTGACTAGTCTACATACCATGTTTTCCCCTTGATTAGTGAATCCTTGTGGTAGTTGCATATAGATCTCATCATTGAGATCACCCTGAAGAAAGGCATTATATACATCCATTTGATTTATATGCCATTGTTTTGCTGCAGCTAGTAATAAAACTGTTATCATTTTAACCACTGGAGAGAAGGTTTCTTTAAAATCAATCCCCTTCCTTTGACTATATCCTTTGGCGACAGGTCTAGCCTTAAACCTTTCAACCTCACCATTTGCTTTAAACTTCACTTTGTACATCCATTTACAACCTATGACAGACTTTCTTGGAGGTATTTGAACAACTTCCCAAGTGTTGTTGTTTTCCAGTGCTGTGATCTCTTCCCTCATAGCTTGTATCCATCTTGGATCTTTGCTAGCTTCATTATATGAAGTAGGGTCTATAACAGAAGAGAAAATAGTAAGATAAGATTGATAGGATGTAGATAAGCcaacataatatatatttgttGAGTCCATATAAAGGTTCCTGATGGATATTTAGAGACACAAAGTCCTTTAACCAAATAGGAGGTTGTTTTTCTCTAGAGGATCTTCTAGATACAATATGTGTTGGTGGTGGAACAACCACTGGTGTTGGAATTGCAGGCTCTTGTCCCTATTGTTGAGGTTGAGTTACAGCTCCAGGCTCATGCATAGGCACTTAATGGTGTTGTGGTGCTTGTAGAAGTTCGTTGTTCACTGCTGAATTATTAGACTGTTGACCATtgtttgtttgatgaaatgaaatAGCTGAGCCATCTGACCATTCCTCTAAATGAATAGAGTTTCTTGAAAAAAGAGAAATGTTTGTAGATGATTGAGAAGCAAAGGGAAACATGTTTTCTTTAAATATGACATCCCTGTTGATAAAGAAGTTATTAGTTTGTAAATCATAAAGATAGTAACCTTTTTGAACCTCTAAATATCCCATATGAACAGCAGGTTTAGACCTAGATTCTAGTTTATCAGATTGAGTTACATCTTTAGCAAAGAATAAGCATCCTATAATTCTTAGGTGATTAATAGAAGGCTTTCGATTGTAGAATACTTCATAGGCAGACTTATTGGACAGAGTTGCACTGGGTAGTCTGTTGATTAGGTAACTTGCAGCTAAAATACAAAGTCCCCAAAACTTTATAGGTATATGAGCTTGCATCCTTATAGCTCTTGTTATTTTAAGTATATGTCTATGCTTTCTCTCAGCAACTCCATTTTACTGAGGAGTATAAGCACAAgacctttgatgaaccatacctAGTTCACTAAACAAATTTTGACATAGTTTGTTAGTGAATTCTGACCCATTATCAGATCTAATAATTCTTATGGTTTTATCAAACTGTGTTTTGACATGCATAAAAAACTGTTTTAATATGAGATACACATCAGTTTTTTGTCTAAGCAAAAATAACCAAGTAAATCGAGAGAAATCATCTACTAAGGTAAGAAAATATTTGTGTCCATCATGAGTAGGGGTTTTGTAAGGACCCATATGTCTACATGAGTCATATCCAACACAGCTTGAGTCTTAATACTACTTGAAGGAAAAACATTTCTAGTTTGTTTAGCACACGGACAGATAGAACAATCATGAATAGACTCAGTAATAACTTATAGACTACTTGGAGAAAACAATTTATGTAAAGCTATAGAGGAACTATGTCCAAATCTTTTGTGCCAAAGATAGAAATCTAGTTTGGCAGTGTCATACTTTGGTGTAGCAAGACTAGTGTTGTTGTTGCCTTCTTCCTTTCTTTTAGTCGATAGCTTGTTCATTAACACATATAATCCATCATCAAGCTTACCAATCTCCTTCACCCTCCCAGTGAAGAGATCCTGAAATATACAAAAGTCAGGGAAAAAGAAAGCAACACACTGTAATTCTCTTGTTAGTTTGGCTACTGacagtaaattatatttaaactaAGGCACAAAGAAGACATTAGATATTGTGCTCCTATATGATATTGAGCTATTACCAGTATGTGTGACCAAGGAAATGTCACCATTAGGTAAGTATACCTTTTTGCTATATCAGACTTCTTGATAGAAGTTTTATCTAATAGATCAAGATCAGAAGCCATGTGATTTGTGGCTCCTGTATCTATGATCCATTCAGGTAGACTAGGAGCCAGTAAAGACAAGTATTGACTCATACCTGCAGTGTTTGTATTGGCTTTAGCATTATCATCAACTGTAGGCACTAAAGATGTAGACTCATTGTGATTTTGTTGAAGAATTTGCACAATCTATTCATACTGACTCTTTGTGAAGGGAATAGAATACCCTGCAGTCTGAACAAGCTGTACAGGTAATTCATGAGAAAATGAGTCTTGAGTTTGATGCCTCACACCAGTAATGTTTGGATTCAAGTTTTGACTAAGTGCTGAAGTGTAACACTCAGGACCAAGATCTGCATTCACATTACATGCAACATGACCATTACTATGAGATGGCAATACCTTTTGCTTGTTCTGAACTCACTTGGATAACCAACCAATTTATAACATACTTTCCTGGTGTATCCTTTACATTTACAGTAGTCACATATCACATTAGAGTTTTTTTTGTACTTCTGATAGCCAGTAGAAAAGGTATTAGTAGAAGTGGCATGTCCAAGATAGTTAGTGTTACCACTGCTTCCTTGATGATAGGAGCCTCCCCCTCTATAAGGTTTGGAGTACAAATCAGTCTCAAAATTAATGGTATTAGGACTAGAACCTAAGACACCAGTTGTAGCAGCCACTATTTTCTGACTTTCATCACCCAGAATCATGGCATATGCCTTGTTCACAGAGGGTAACGGACTTATCATCAAAATTTGAATTCTTGCCTGTCCATAGTTATCATTTAAGcccatcaaaaattaaaaaagttttaatttcTGCAGATGTATTACAAAATCCTTAGATTTGTCACAATCACACCCAGGTGGTGGCACTAGGGACTCAAATTCTTCCCACAGATCCTTTAATCTTGAAAAATACACAGAAATAGATAGAGTTCCTTGCATCAATGTAGCAATTTCTTTATGAACATTATAGACTCTGGAACCATCAATCTTGTTACATATTTCAAATAGATCTTGCCAAATTGCCTGATCACTAGATGCATACATGATCCCACAAAGAAAATTACTAGAAACAGAATTCATTATCTAGCAAAGAACTATTGCATTGACCCTTTCCCAGTGGTTCCACATAGTTTCAGGAAACTTTTCTTTGGCATAAGAACCATCAACTAACCCCATCTTATTTATACCTAGGAGTGCAATATGCATAGACCTAGCCCAAAGGGTGTCATTTTCAATACCAGTCAATAGAAAAGAAATTATTTGCACTCCACTCACATCAGATGAATGTAAGAATAAGGGATGGTTGTAATCAATACAAGGAACCTGAAATAAAGATGAATTCCTAGTTGTTCCATTCATAGTTTCTCCTGGGACTTGATTTGGTACTACATCGGTTTGATGCtccattatattttaaatttctttcaaagaaagctcatGAATTATAGCGAAACTAGAACAGGTGATCTCAGGAATTGGATCAAATCACTTCGTAATTGATTATGCAAGATAGGTGATCGATTGTCTTTGATACCATGTAGTAATTCAGAATATGAATCATAGATTCATACtcaaaacaagaaagaaaagaaagaagaagaagaatcagaAGGATAAGAGAGGAAGAAGAAGCAAGTTGAAATGCAACTTAATAATGGAAGTTGTTGATTTTATTCATAAGAAGTGTATTTGATGTGATAAATTAGCTTCTATATATAGATAACAGAATGTGATTCTCTTCCTCATAAAGTTAGTTAGCTTTCTAACAAACTCTAACAGTGCTAACTTCCTAACTAACTTTAACAGTATTAACTAACTTAGTGAAAACAGATTAACTAACTCTATGAAACTTAGTTTATACCTTAACAAGTAGTCCTTTATTAGAGTAAGGATCTCATCAAGTCAGCCGCCACACAACTCTATAAAGGATTAATTAAAAAGggcttttaaaatataaatttataccaAATCAAGTAGTAGCAAGCAACAAACACCGATAATACTTGATAGGaacattttcaaagaaaaaaatgaacatATGAGTAAAAGGAATAATTAAGTCcccaacccccacccccaccccaaccccaccccaccccgaCAAAGAAACATAAATCTTTCTCCAAAGTGTAtacttctttttcctctttttttttgccTTTAGCTATAGACAGATgtgttaagaattcgtgccctactgattatcttatttttgcctaactGTTGCATATTGATGAAATGGATTGCCTGACatgttccaaggaagcagtaaaatagaaagtaaaaaacacaataatttttacgtggaaaagaCCTAGCTCAAAAGCTATAAAAAAAACAcaacctgcacctctacaggatttaaccccaacttcactaaataactctgagccttaACAATGACTGATTGCAAAACTCTGGTAACCAACaaatagaaattataaactctaattccaactacacacacacctcccaaggtatgcgttcccaaagtctctgagtttttcccaactcgaagactagctcctagtttagtttataacacactgaaacaaatattacatcaatagttcaaacacaatgaacaactctaaaaatcaatgctaaaactcttagctggattctatacttaggaccaggttcttcaatgtgtttcttcaatGATTGAgaagcacttcgtgaagtcaatctgtcgattgtgaTTTTCTTCTTTGTAAAGGCGTAAGTTATTATTACTAATGCATCTTCTCTTTAAGCACAGCTCTTcgaagagtcattctttatttcaaactcctcttttaatcagaactctcatttcatagagttctacttcaagtgagactccttcttcaattccaactcttgtctccttagtgttgtagtcaaactgcaactctttaaatcaacctatcttcaagtattttaatcaactacaacttcttcaatttatCACGTGATCAGTAACTTGAGTATATTAGAATTAGGCTTGCTCATTCATTCCTGACTTTAAGCAATCTTTGTCTGCATCTACCAGTGAAACCTGAAACCTGTCTTCCTATGCTTGGACCAGCTCAAGTAACATGGtccattcatgtgtcagtcaTAAAAAACTCCATTGATCTACAAAAAGTCCTTCAATTTGTATTTTTTCAATCTTGCGTAGACTTCTTCAATctgcagaatctttctccttctacacataggactctttaggatatgctcagaagtgaaacttCTTCTTtccataggactcctttttcaattcaacttatttttcctttatcatcaagtgtttgaatcaaatttaaCTTCTATAAATTAGCACATGTTTATTTCTTTAAGTTTATCAGAATCAACCACTcatctggttcttgatttcttccaccCTTATCTTTAATCATGAATGATTTTCTACAAGTTTCAGTTacatgtttcatatcactttgtcagtttgtcaatcatcaaaactatatcgTACCAAtaaattttccctttttgatgatgacaaacctcttgtctttgtgcattcaaacatcttcacctgtaggcactaaagtataaaacactagaatgaaagaAGTTATttaatgggttataaacattgcacaaaCCTCTTATCTTCCTCCTTTTAGCATCATCGAAAAActatttcaatgcaataatatactagccaaagtaatttgttatgctattcatggccactggggctatcgcCAAAATAATtagacaaagactttagccaacatagtaatgtattaaagagagcaaaaatatgagtcaatttgGCAAAGATAACTATTTCATTTAACTGacagagcatgttccacattaaacataagctagtactgaacaaagcaaaacaactgagcattaattaaaaaaaaatatggtataaaagtgggacatggctaTGGATAGAAATAATGAGGAGCTGATGAGGAAGATGGAACAGGTGATATCAATTGTGTCAATTGACGAATGATTTCAACATTTTCATACCTCTATCaatcaagatcaagcttcaaagtgatgatcctagccttaagaaccccttattccacttcatgactgtcttgtgcaacttctagtttattttttttagataatttttttttaaaataactgttagccctccttattgaaacaggtaaagcaacatgattcatctgttcAAGAACATCTATTATTGCTTTATAAGTCAAACCTAAACTAGGACTGAGAAGTCCTaaaaaataaccaattaggaactaaaagagaaagcatgtcccttttcattcttcaaaaaCATATGCTggatgtgattgatgatcaagtttgACAAATTCATGgtacaaaaattgatattttggttgaTAGAGAAGAAGGAATTTCTGGTGTAGAATTAACACATTTGTGCACAaccatttggagagaatcaaaTAAAGTTTGGTCAACCAATTCATCAACATTATAGAAAAAGAAGAGGATGAAGTATGAGGAATTGAATaggtgtgctcaactgtttcaacttagacaacctatacttatgtcagtgtagaacatacctgataagaagaactttgtggtcacaattaCTTGtttgtacctatttttctgcacaatctaatacaaaattaggttagaagagtcaaaaatttagaattaggacacacaactaaatatgCAAGACTTAATCAAATaacattttagctaataagattaagaagaaaaatggttATTCTAGTAAATCATTGAGgaaagttcatgcaattttaatcatccccaagtctaacctattcctttcaaaatgctctctacttagtgtCTTTGGTGTTTCTTTAGTCAATTAAGTAACCCAtatagtcaacatttttatagccctcaagagtgaaattgcTTTCCTTTGGATACaatagtctcaagccattgattcccatgggatatctcaagattcttttaacaacaccaattcttatgaactaccaacaaaattaccaACAGCTTGTATTGATTTTATTGATGCatccatttctttatttgttgttccccctgtcaatatgccctcagtctgtacaacaGTTGGACCAGGTAGTACAACATGTTCTTGTGCATGCTCACTAGTTTCACTGTCATCCTTTTTTTTAAAGAGGATCTcccttgcttcccccttacacgagCACTCCAAATCTGACCATCTTTAAAAAGTATTTTGTTTTAGTTCTCCCAATCTTTTCAACTCTAGTAATGGTGCTATTTTTACCATCTCCAAAAGATCTATTTCCCCTTTAAATACGGTAAGTGAAAGAAATTTTATTTGCTTCCAGTCTTATGTCTTGAGCAAGCTCTATCCATGTACTAATTTTTCTTGCCTTatttcactctcacctgcaaaacaaattaggggttaactttaggaaTCCAAataagc contains:
- the LOC107879844 gene encoding germin-like protein subfamily 1 member 16, translated to MMALKSFALIIAIFAVVTSISHASDPSPLQDFCVAINDTMAHVLVNGKFRKNPEHVAADDFFSSGLNIPGNTSNQLGFAVTGLNVNNFPGLNTLGISFARFDYAPYGLDPPHTNPRGSEILVVVEGMLYVGFVTSTSGPNMRNRLFTKILHPGDVFVFPVGLIHFQLNVGKEAKAVAFTAFSSQNPGYNIVANTLFGSHPPINDDILAKAFQVDEKIVDYIRSQFEWDNN